Proteins encoded by one window of Nicotiana tabacum cultivar K326 chromosome 10, ASM71507v2, whole genome shotgun sequence:
- the LOC107825731 gene encoding aspartyl protease family protein 2 codes for MGTKFILFILLFIFLFSSGFVACGGFYSFRNLNSSVSGIEFPNHPSFNAVSSSADSDCNYGVSQKSKTHSIAQEVDGVDVKNGENEEVSIFGNQKKEAVKFQLRHRSAGKKIEAKDSVFESRARDLSRIQTLHTRIVEKKNQNYNSRLAKSNEKHVDKHKPVIAPAAVSLESYELSGKLMATLESGVSLGSGEYFMDVFVGTPPKHFSLILDTGSDLNWIQCVPCFDCFEQNGPHYNPQDSTSFRNISCHDPRCKFVTSPDPPQLCKSENQTCPYYYWYGDSSNTTGDFALETFTVNLTTMSGSEFREVENVMFGCGHWNRGLFHGAAGLLGLGRGPLSFASQLQSLYGHSFSYCLVDRNSNSSVSSKLIFGEDKELLKHPQLNFTSLVGGKEVETFYYVQIKSVIVGGEVLNIPEETWNLSLEGLGGAIIDSGTTLSYFADPAYEIIKEAFVNKVKGYPIVQDFPILNPCYNVSGVKNLEFPSFGIVFGDGAVWNFPVENYFIKLEPEDIVCLAVLGTPRSALSIIGNYQQQNFHILYDTKRSRLGYAPTRCADA; via the coding sequence ATGGGGACAAAGTTCAttcttttcattttgttgtttatATTCTTGTTTTCCTCTGGTTTTGTTGCCTGTGGAGGATTTTACAGCTTCAGAAATCTAAATTCTAGTGTTTCGGGTATTGAATTCCCTAACCATCCAAGCTTTAATGCTGTTTCTTCTTCAGCTGACTCAGATTGCAACTATGGAgtttctcaaaaatcaaaaacCCATTCAATAGCTCAAGAAGTAGATGGTGTTGATGTAAAAAAtggagaaaatgaagaagtttccATTTTTGGAAACCAGAAAAAAGAAGCTGTAAagtttcagttaaggcacagatCAGCTGGTAAAAAAATTGAGGCTAAGGATTCAGTCTTTGAGTCAAGAGCAAGGGATTTAAGCAGAATTCAGACACTCCATACAAGAATTGTTGAGAAGAAAAATCAGAATTACAATTCAAGACTTGCAAAAAGTAATGAAAAACATGTGGACAAACATAAGCCTGTGATTGCTCCGGCAGCAGTTTCGCTGGAATCTTATGAACTTTCCGGCAAACTAATGGCGACTTTGGAGTCAGGTGTAAGCCTTGGCTCTGGTGAGTATTTTATGGATGTGTTTGTTGGTACACCACCTAAGCATTTTTCTTTAATTCTTGATACTGGTAGTGATCTTAATTGGATTCAATGTGTTCCTTGTTTTGATTGTTTTGAACAAAATGGACCTCATTAtaatcctcaagactctacttcATTTAGAAATATAAGTTGTCATGATCCTAGGTGTAAATTTGTTACATCCCCTGATCCTCCTCAGCTTTGTAAATCTGAGAATCAAACTTGTCCTTATTACTATTGGTATGGTGATAGTTCTAATACTACTGGCGATTTCGCGCTTGAAACGTTTACTGTTAACCTCACGACGATGAGTGGGAGTGAATTTAGGGAAGTGGAAAATGTGATGTTTGGTTGTGGTCATTGGAATAGAGGATTATTTCATGGTGCTGCTGGTTTGTTAGGATTAGGGAGAGGGCCGCTTTCGTTTGCTTCTCAGCTTCAATCTTTATATGGTCATTCGTTTTCGTATTGTCTTGTTGATAGGAATAGCAATTCTAGTGTTAGTAGTAAGTTGATTTTTGGTGAAGATAAGGAACTTTTGAAACATCCACAGTTGAATTTTACTTCATTGGTTGGAGGCAAAGAAGTGGAAACATTCTACTATGTGCAGATAAAGTCTGTCATAGTTGGAGGAGAGGTACTGAATATACCCGAGGAGACGTGGAATTTATCGCTAGAAGGTCTTGGTGGTGCAATCATTGATTCAGGTACCACATTGAGTTATTTCGCGGATCCTGCTTATGAGATTATAAAAGAGGCATTTGTCAATAAGGTTAAGGGATATCCCATTGTACAAGACTTTCCTATTTTGAAtccgtgttacaatgtgtctggTGTGAAGAACTTGGAATTTCCCTCGTTTGGGATCGTGTTTGGTGATGGAGCTGTATGGAATTTTCCAGTAGAGAACTACTTTATCAAACTCGAACCAGAGGATATCGTTTGTTTGGCAGTTTTAGGGACTCCTCGATCTGCTTTGTCGATAATTGGAAACTATCAGCAGCAGAATTTTCATATCTTATATGACACCAAAAGGTCCAGACTGGGATATGCACCAACAAGATGTGCTGATGCTTGA
- the LOC107826925 gene encoding uncharacterized protein LOC107826925 yields the protein MDINRTLPGTIKLVDPNGKVIEQLVQYDWKPQYYQTCYQIGHSCHNKKVQKQEMGQQTYGMQNQGKIWKVEEQWQLEKGKSATKNNGDGRDEMAVNTGNAFTALVDTAQRGMNKVFKQKKLKNFIRENKVVLIAVLENRVKETKAEGIIKKIFNNWRWIENYSQAPGGRIWIAWDQTRVDFEGYEMHQQYIIGEVIERQNGNKFRFGTVYGMHTVQDRKRLWEDMEKAMAGATDPCVLMGDYNTILTNKDRAQGTPVQEFEVKDFKDFIWRNGLTELKTVGRKYT from the exons ATGGATATAAATAGAACACTACCTGGGACAATTAAGCTGGTTGACCCTAATGGCAAAGTGATTGAGCAACTGGTGCAGTATGACTGGAAACCCCAGTActatcaaacttgctatcaaaTTGGTCATTCATGCCACAACAAGAAAGTTCAGAAGCAAGAGATGGGGCAGCAAACATATGGTATGCAGAATCAAGGAAAGATATGGAAAGTT GAAGAACAATGGCAATTGGAAAAAGGTAAATCTGCTACAAAGAATAATGGAGATGGAAGAGATGAGATGGCAGTTAACACTGGCAATGCTTTCACAGCTTTGGTAGATACTGCACAAAG AGGTATGAATAAGGTGTTTAAGCAAAAGAAACTAAAAAATTTTATTAGGGAGAATAAGGTAGTGCTTATAGCAGTTTTGGAGAATAGAGTTAAAGAAACAAAGGCAGAAGGTATCATAAAGAAGATCTTCAATAACTGGAGATGGATAGAAAATTATTCACAGGCTCCAGGTGGTAGAATATGGATTGCTTGGGATCAAACAAGGGTAGACTTTGAAGGGTATGAAATGCACCAACAATACATAATAGGGGAAGTCATAGAGAGGCAAAATGGCAATAAATTCAGATTTGGTACTGTCTACGGTATGCATACAGTACAAGATAGGAAAAGACTATGGGAAGATATGGAAAAAGCAATGGCTGGTGCTACTGATCCTTGTGTGCTAATGGGAGACTACAACACCATCTTGACTAATAAAGATAGGGCTCAAGGGACACCAGTACAGGAATTTGAAGTGAAAGACTTCAAAGATTTCATCTGGAGAAATGGACTAACTGAATTAAAGACAGTAGGAAGGAAGTATACGTAG